One Dysosmobacter welbionis DNA segment encodes these proteins:
- a CDS encoding histidine kinase yields MEGIANFISMLDYVLDTKRKRHITGGLLLSGALLFGGLAMTVMSIRDDEEDEDE; encoded by the coding sequence ATGGAGGGAATTGCGAATTTCATTTCCATGCTCGACTATGTTCTTGACACAAAGCGTAAGCGTCACATCACCGGAGGATTGCTGTTGAGTGGCGCTTTACTCTTTGGCGGTCTGGCTATGACCGTCATGAGCATCCGAGATGACGAGGAGGACGAAGATGAGTAA